The Polypterus senegalus isolate Bchr_013 chromosome 1, ASM1683550v1, whole genome shotgun sequence genomic sequence CCTTCTCTTCTGAGACTTTTCCTTGGATTAACTGATAGTTCAGATTTATGGATGCCCAAACAATTAATGTGCATTTGGTAAATTGTCTTTTATAGtgaattatttcacaaagacctTTGTAGTGCAAATATTATATAGTATGTAAATTCCTGAAAATATAACAAAGAAttgtacaaaaagaagaaaaattaaataagtgcataaaaatatttcagaatgtaGTACAAACCAAACTTCTAATCATCTAGTATCTTGAATTActtgaatttgtattgtattccATGTTTATTGTGTTAATTAAAATCATAGTAAAAGGCACCGATCACCCAATTTTCTAGACCCAAGTCACTGTCCTGGTTACCCTGTTCTTCAgaaatgcacttttatttaaagctctgttaaaaatgtctttattagATTTTGTATtcgggttttgtttttaaatgggtAGAAAAAATATGTAGCCTTGTGTTTCGATCAGTTAAGAAAAAATTCCAGTTTTTCTTATGTATTCAGTGAAATGTGAAATGTGCTATTTCATCAGCAAAAAACATCACACTTAGCCAGGGCTTTTTTAGCACATGCAGTATTTACTGCATAAAATGCGTCTCCCCTTGTGTTTAGCAAGTACATGTGTTAGCAGCTTTCCATGTGTAAACCAGATAGAGTTCTAAAAGATAGTTTTCAACATTGTGCTTTTTCTGGATGAGTGAAACCAGGTCAAAATGCAGAAACTCAGATCCTCCGTGCAACTGAGTAGAGATGTATTGAATGCTAGAACAGGTGTAAATAGGAACAAACACACCAGACACACCAGACTTTTCAGAAAATACCTTTTGACAGTACATGGTTGTTCCTCGTTTGATATAATCATGGGAGATGAAAAAGTGTTCATTCTTGGAGACTTTACTTGATCAGCTTCAATGCATATCTGGCCACTGTTTTCAAGAATTTGAATGCTGGCTTCTATATTGTCTTTTACATGGTAAATAAATATCACatagcaaaatgaaaatgttgttgacACCAATAGTGTAACAAGTGGCAAGTAAAAATTATACAGGTATAAGGTAGAGTAGAGGTCTGGCATGCATTGAGTTAGGCTACTTCCTCCTTGATTCCTGATGAAACAATCATTAATAAGATCCACTTCAGCAGGAAGAAACTGGCCACTGTAATCAGCTGCAATCACCCATGATAAAAGTGCAAACAGGAAGGTTGGTGCTTGCAATAGGACATTGCAGTATCCATTAGGGAACTCTCCTTCTGTTTTCCCCAGTTCAAGTAGTGGATGGGGCAGCGTAAAACGACAAATCATTTCTGTAGCAATCAGAGGAATGGCTAGCAGTAGTAATGCACCATAGGTGTGACTTAAGAAGGAGAGGAATCGGAGAGCGATGATGTCTGAGGTCACTGGAAGTATTGATAATGGGTGTAATAGCAGTAACAGGGCCAGAAATACTGTggggggaaagaaaagtaaggttattgaaaatataatttacataGTCATTGATTAAAGTAGCTTATGAACAAACCAGATTATTGCCCAAAATTTAAACAATTGGTACAAAGAAGTTTTAATAAGCATTATAGAAAATGAAAGCCTTGTTAGAAATTTGCATAGaattaactactgtatatcagAGTACTCCCAGAAATCCACAATTTAGGAGTGGCTTATAATCAGAGTaggggaaaataaaacaaatttaactaATAATTTCTTGTATTAACTCCTAGCACTTGCTCAGGCTACTTTATTGcatatattgtttttgttaaatctTCTTCACAAGCCAGTTTCATGTTGTCAGCCTATTCATATGGTTAAAGGCaaatatatatgtagtatatataatGCACATTGCACTCCATGTATAATGTCTTGTCTTTGtgagtgtgtttctttttttggtgtCACTTTTCTGAGGAGtgatgaaagtaagaatttcattgcatgTATACAAGACAACTTGAATTCATCTTTTGCAGCTGAGTGAGGCAGTTTTTGATTTCTTATTGTTAGTTTTTGAAAAGAATGCTatatctagtatatatatatatatatatacatatatatatatacatatatatacatacatatatatatatatatatatatatatatatatatatatatatatatatatatatatatatatatatatatatatatatatatatatatatatatatatatatatatatatatatatatatatatatatatatatatatatatatatatatatatatatatatatatatggctagACAGCAAGAAACCTTTACCAAGAACTTTTTAAAACTCAGCACTACAATTATAAAAGGCACTTCCAAAAACTGGCTTGATCGAATACAGGATTGAAAGAACATGAATTATTCAGAAACAAGCTTATTCTGTCcaatatgcaaaaatattttttcattgtttttttttttttgttttttttttaaaagattgacCATAACAGTACCTGTAACACAGAAGTCTGTGAATATTAGAAGACAACTGAAATACACTGCTGTAGTATTCACAGTGCTTCTAAAATGAGGATATGAGACTAAATTCAAGGCATTTTTAATTACCCCAAGACACACTGTAGCTTCCAGAATTCCTAACATGCTGCCAGtctagaaaagacaaaaaaaaatgaacatcaaaTGTTAGATGTTTTCGACCTGTTTTTCCCTGCCagacagatgttttattttttgttatttaaaaaaaatatatattttcataattttgttgtTGAAAAGTCTCATCTCTGCATTACACACTGAAATGattcaaaacagtaaatgtaaagttaacaatacagattatacagtataatgtatctACAGTCCCCTGGTAAAGACGAGTCAAAAAAGGTTATAAAAAATGCACCTTTTGGTGAATGACCTTAAACTCACACTGTAAAAATGCAGAGAAATCCAACTtttaacaaaagtaaatttattctgagaaaataaaaaatccttttaataAAGAAACAGTCCCAGATTCCCTGCTGTATATCCTCCAACCTTATAAAGATGTTATGGAAATGATTCAGTGCTGTTTTACTTTCAAAAGGAggttgtacaaaaaataaatgcagttttgCCAATAATAATTGGCatgtgtggttttgttaaaataattataCCTTGAAGAGGaattattttttccagaataaatTTACTTTAGTTAAAGTTTGGATTTTACTCATTTTCATTCTTCTATGGGTTACAATTTGGCAAAAATATGCCAATATGTGAGCAGTATCCAATGCAAGGCAGAAGCCAACTAGGCTctctcatgcacacatccacagtTGGCCAATTGACAGTCACTGTCTTAACAAAATGTTTATAGATAGCAATCATTCAAGAAATCAAAGCTGGATCTATGGAATTCTGAGTGAGGTACAAGCTGTCACTACTGTcttactaatactactactgttACTTACACCCACACACAACCCCTGTGTGTGGTGCCCAGTCTAGGGTTGGTTctggccttgcgccctgtgctgccaTGGTGATCCTAGGAGTGAATAAGCATTCAATTCAGTTTCAATTTGTATAGCACTCTACACTGAATGCAGACTCATAACACAGTTACAAATTCAGtttaatgcaattacaaactttCTAAAATACTAATTACTTAATGAatacacataaaaacacagatttgtttaaacacactggACAAAAAAAACAGTTCCAGACTGAGTAACGTAAATAATACCATACAATATCTATATATTAACATAATTGTTGAATGATAATCGGTTGGCAATGGaatagaggaaaacaaaaactccagtcagcagcagtGCTTCTAATGACAATATAAGTGCACATTGGTATTCATATGCACTTTTTCCCACTGAATGTTTTGAATGATTCTTTGATTCTAGTATATTTATACTTTTCTTGCAAAGCACCAGATAAATCATAATCAGGTAGCTACCAATCAATAGATTCTAAGATTAGATAAATCGAACCTGAGGTGCCTTACAAATACATAACAACTTTTACTGTGTACATTAATGCAAATCTGCTTGTGTCTCAAAACCATTGTTTTTCCAAATGAGTTATGCAATTAGTCACTGTAAAtaaatctgtaataaaataatatgttaaaatacagtatacacaatgtctttgtcttattgtattatattgttgaAGGCTTTGTGATTTATTTCAACATATTACTTAAATGAAGGCcagcagtgttttattatatgtcTAGTTTTGGCAATATCTAGATTTGTAGAAAATAAAGTGAAGTACATGCAGTTTGTCATATAAATAATTGCTTTTTCACAACTCCACACATAAccaattatttaagaaaaattttaagactctcttgtttggtgaaattTTGTCTAATTATgttttgtaacctaggaattgtaacCACCTTGTGTTTTGTTCTAAGCTCTTCACTTGtagtgatcaattttgtaactttgtcctgtaacacttgttcacaAATGGTCCCTCAGAATGATGTGTACTTAATTATGATAAACTCTAATTAAGttgttttggataaaagcgtctgctaagcaaataaatacaaatgtaaacGGAATCCTTAGTTTCCATCTATTCTTTTGTGCCCATGACCACAAGACCTAAAAAAATATTAGTatcttaaaggtaatgtttttTGCGTATGGACTTATGTGTGAACTGTGTGTAGTAAACCTGCTTCTTTAAGAATATATTATTTACGGTTCGTCCCAATTGGTTATTTGATGCTTGTCCTTTGCATTTCTGCATGGTGGATTTAGCAGGTGTGTCAGTGTATGTTTCTTTAGAGCCTGTGGTTTTGAACAGTGAGAGAGTACAGCGCAAGCCATGGGTGTTTGCTCAATAGTGGCATGATTGAGTGAATAAAGAAGCTACATTTTTATCGATTCAACCTAAAGTGGTGAATACTGTCTCTTGAATCAATTTGAGTAGCAGAGCATGGGAGTGGGCAGTATACCATTTGATTTCAAGTTCAaggttcaaagtttattgtcatgtacacagtaaggaaacacgttttcctgtacaatgaaattctttctttgctgtccacaccaaatgaccaAACCAAAGtataaaaagataaacataaataataagcagcagatagataataagtaacagaggcagcataaagtatataaacagaatagaaatataaagtgtaaatgtgcaggtaggtgtgtgatggacaagtcaaatacaattgtgtgaggtagatagaatgaggtggcccatggttataaactccagtcagttatttaggagtctaatggccttgcatttcattttctataccttctgcctgagggtagaagtgtgaacagtttgtgttgggggtgggtaaggtccctgaggatcgaggcagttctcctgcagaCTCTGCAGTTGCAGATGCTCTGCACAGAGGGCATTGGGGTTCTGGTGATCTTCTCAgtagtctttaccactctctgcaggcatttgcgatccatagcagtagtgttacCTTACCACATGGTGAtacagctggtcaagatgctctcaacaatgcagctgtaaaagttgcagagGATCTTGGtcaacataccaaacttcctcagtctcctcagaaagtacagctgctgctgggccctcttgaccagctgtgtggtgttaagtgtccaagtgagttcctcactgatgtagacgcccaggtatttaatgctgctcaccctttccacttcaagccctcggatgaacagtggccggtgaggtctcctctccttcctcatgtccactatcatctcctttgtcttgtctgtgttgagggtgaggttgtcctcacaccatgacgccagactgtccacctcactcctgtaggccgcctcatccccaccagtgatgtgtCCATTCTCTGCGGTGTCATCTgtgaactttaggatgatgttatctttctGAGAGGCGACACAGtcctgggtgaacagggtgtagaggatggggctgactgtctttgtgataatggtggctgaaatcctattgCAAATCCAGACAGACTGAGGCctgccagtcacagagggtggggtgcaggccaagtgtAGACAGTTTATGGatgagtttatgggggataactgTGTTAAAGGCGGAGCTTTTGTCAACcaagagcatcctgatgtaggagtctttgttctccagatgggagagggaataatgtagtgcggctgcgatggcatctgaggtggacctgttgggccagtaggcatactgcagggggtGCAGAGTGTCCGGTATGCTACTCTGAttgtgggccagcaccactctctcaaaacacttcttGATGATTGGAGTGAGTACTACCGGCCTGTAATCATTCATGcaggtgggtgggctttttttagcaagggggGCGTTGAtcgtagtcttaaagcaggatggaacaatgacagatagatagatagatactttattaaccccaaagggaaattcacataatccagcagcagtatactgatacaaaaaacaatattaaattaaagagtaataaaaatgcatgtaaaaacaggcaataactttgaataatgttagcgtttaccagGGTGCAATTGAAGTGCCCAGCTTTATTCCTGCAATAGatcctgccttcctaacaagtttctccaggtgtgaggcatccttcatgtttatgctacctccccagctacccccgcgtagaagagggcactcgccacaaccatctggtagaacatctgcagcatcttattgcagatgttgaaggacgccaaccttctaaggaagtatagtgtagtatagtatagtgaagatggagcagctcgttggcacatgctttgagagcccgcccagggatgttgtctggtcctgCTGCCTTTCGGGGGTtgatcttccttagtgctttgtgtacctgacctgaagGGGAGCGGAGGGTGGTTGTGTgatccaggtgtgtgtgtgtgtgtgcctccactctgtgctgttgctggatgtctcaaagtgggtgtagaaagtgttgagatcatccggcacactgtctgtggagctgattgtgctggtggtggtcctgtagtctgtgatgtgctgtaggCCCTGCCACATGCGTCCAGAGTCAGCAGTAGAATAGAAGCCCTCCAGCATCTCTCTGTACTGCCTCTTGGCTGTTGTGATGGGTTTTCTTAGTCCATACTTTGCAGCATGTGGCATATCTGACTGTTTATTCTGGTTGGGAAACTTCCTGACTGGTATTGTGGGCACGATGTTGTCAATACAGGTGCTAATGTACCCAGTCACATACTCAGCAAAGTCCTGTATGCTGATAGAAGAGTCCTCTGGGGTGGCTGCAACCTTAAACACATCCCAGTCTGTCTAAGCAAAACAGTCCTGCAGGGTGCTCTCAGCCTCTGGGGTCAaagtttaacttgcttaatgataGGGGTTGTCTGTAGGCTGTGTACAGGAAGAGAGTGACATGGTCTGATTGTCCGAAGTGGTATAAGTGATATACCAGGTGAAACTGTTCTTgtgtggaattaaaaaaatattttacaggcttgctgaaaaatactgaaataacatGCAAGACCATGCATAAAAAACGAAACtgagaaatgtcattttctgccTGTGTATTACTTTTCTAAAGGTAATATCTTTGTGTACTTGAATGTGAAATATGTGTCAAAAGTGAGTGACTTGTAGTTGTGTAATAGTGTTAACTAACATTTTAGTGCATTAGAGGCTCTTCATTGTGCACAATTaatcacaaatatatttattatttaaaaaaatgcttcagtcTGAAgaatatacatagatatatatacagtatatcagtaccTACCAAAACCGTCATAATTTTTGATTACACCATGATATAGACTTTTGATCATATTGCTTGCTCAAAGCAGAGTGTTATGCAATATTTTAATGAAGAATAGATGTCCCTGTGTGCATGTTTAAACATTAATATACgtgttatttgtttaaaaaaatatatttttcagtatgaaaAGTACACTAGTGTTCAAAAGTTCAGAATTACccagaaatatatttttgattaaaaCTGGTACTTTTCTATCAAAGTATCTTCAAACTGATTTCGAATTATAGCCAAGGTATTACTAATGTTGTAAAAGGCTAGTGCTGTTTGAAATTACAGATTGTGTAACTTCTTATTTACATAATAAAACTTCAAAGCCCCATTTGTAGCAACCATTACTCCAGTGTCCTTGGCACtgttgttctaatgtttttacCCTTAAAACAGGCCATCTAGCCTATGGGTTTGCCAatcttattaattttcttttaatcttgTTATTGAAGCTACCAGCCTGCTAGCAAGCAATGTACAGATGTGTAGTGCCAACCCAAAAATGTGTGTATACAttcattcttgtttattttttttcaccattcCTTATCTAGTCCCATAATTTGTATGTAATGACATGTTTAGAAATGTCCCTTTGAGCACACTGACACATGTCCCaaacttgtaattttaaaaataaacagcacaaaAATCTTCGGCAACCCAGAAACATTATCTGTATTTTTAAAGATAGCTGTTTGTCAGTGTAAGTGATTACTTTACTGTTGAAAGCACAATATAATATTAGAATAGACACAAATAAATATTCACCTGATAAAAATACACAAGCTAATCTTGAGTTTAAGTCAGTATTTTGTGTGACCTTCCGTAGAATGTTTTAAACTGAATCAGTTTGTTTTggtacattttggtttaatttttctaTAGTTAATTATTCCAAACTTCTTGTAGGATTTGCCATAACTCTTGTTTTGACATTTGTTGTTTTTGCTGTCCCAGTAAAATGATCTCACACAATTTCAATTATTTCAAGGCTAGGGCTCTGAGGTGGCCAATTTAATACAGTTAGTGGTCCATTTGCAAACTTCTGTTCCAAGGATGTCTTAATAGTATTAGCAATGTGTTTGGACTTATGTTGCTGAACTAGAATGCTTTGATGGCTTAAACAGCACATGTTGAAATTCTGGTTTGGTTTGGTTGAGCTATTACAAGCTGAGAGTTGCTCTGTtaatgtatgtaatgtatgtCTTTTAAAATTTACCAGCCAGTTCTAAATCTCTCCTTGAGGCATTGATGTATGTGTGGTtaccagtttattttttaaactgcacTACTAGCATACTAAGAATACTAATCACTGCCTCATTTATTTGAGGCACGTTGTAGTTTTTGGAATGGCCAAGGTACATCGAGTAGAGGTGATTTAGCCTTTTTGCAAGATGCACTATCAGTAAGTTTCTGGAAATTACCCCAACAAATTGGGTTGCTTGTTATTAtatcactgttttttgttttcatgacTTTAGACAaactaactttaaaaatatattttggatgGTCCAAGACTTTTGCACAGAACTGTACTGTACAAAATTAAACACTGGAAACCCTCATCTCCAGTAGGTGCTTttcatgataaataaataaaactacagaCCTCCTGATCATTCAATTCAGCATATTCAAATAATACAAGGATAAACATCTTATCATTTTCCAAACCCTCTACGTCCATTATACAAATGTATAGCAATTAGTATTCTCCTTCACCTAAcagagttaatttttttttttccatgtgatgCTTTTGTGCAATGATCTCAGTACCAGTTCTGTATTATTTGGGGTCATTCATTCACTCTTTGTCTAAATCAGTCATTCCAGTAATTTTGCAGTGGTGCCTGAAGATTTTAGTTCCAGACCACTGTCTCAGTTAGTGAGTTATTTTAACTTATTTGATTTAATTCCTTAACTAACCTGTCTTttgttctcttattctacattcagaaaggtGTTGCAGTGTGAGATCTACATTTTTAACTAATATGTATTATTCGTGTTTTGCCGCTACTTTGAATTTTTAAGTTTCTGTtgtcattttcttattaattcagttcattttttctttGGGATTTGCAGTTCTAAACCAAATAATTGGAGTCATTGAAGAACCGAGAGATATCAGAGCAAATAACACTAAATGCTGAAAGTATGAACCAACTTCAGTGTTATACTCACCAGCATGCTTATTATTAATTAATGACTGAAATAACCAAAATACTTGgaaaaagcagaattaaaataataataatgatgataataaaaatctaaaaaaattgatttacaaTGCTAAATTATGTTCATGCAACATTTTATAAATGCTTGTtacattctaataaaaaatgAGCAGACGTTAGTTTTCTTATTTGTCTATTGACCCCAAAACATATAGAGCTTGGCATAACAGCTTGCTCAGTTAATACAGTATAGGAATTCAGTTAGAAACAGAACTTGGTTGGGATGAAATGTGCAGTGGCAGTGAGCCCTTGATACCCACTGGCTTAAACTTAATTCAAGTTTGGGTTTTCTGGGCCAGGTGAGACACAATCCATAAATCAAGTCTGGACTTGACACCAGTCAACCACAGGACACAATTTTGCATGCATCACTGCATAATTGTATTGGTATAAGTTAGGATTTTCAATCAACCTCATATCCACAGTTTTTGGGATCTGGAATAAAAACAGGAGTTTTGGATAGAAAATGTAGACACCTTGCCGACAGGGACCAGGTTGTGAAAGAgccaaatgtaatttttaaaaactgaatgttTGTTCTGCCTGATGTACATCCTGAAAAGTAAATGgcttttttaaacttaaatggTTGCTGAAAATGTATCGGGCACCTAAAACTTCAAATAGCCTCCCCTTATAGTTCTTTGAACCTCGGTCATTGCAAGGCTGAGatactttctgtgtggagttttcatgcatTATCTACATTTCTTTGGGTTTCCAATGGTGCGTTCATTTCCAAATACTGTACAGATCAAACACAAGTTATTGGGATGACTGGCATTTTGAATTGTGAACACTTTTATCACAGTGTTAGCAGACAGAATTATCTTTCATTAGAAGTTAGTGAATGAGTTATAATTTGTGTTTTCACtataactgtgtgtatatatatatatatatatatatatatatatatatatatatatatatactgtatatactgtagatattctATATCTAattctattatatatataatgtgtgtgtgtgtgtgtatacagatatgtatacatatatacatatacacatatacatactgtatatatatgtgtatatatgtgtatgtatatatgtatttatgtatgtatgttttatttgttcATGTTTTATCTTAAAATTGATTAGTAGGCATGTAATTGAAGAGCTTTTAGTATTAGAGACTTACAGGATTTTTGCATTCTTGGACTTTTGCACGTATTTTTTAAGTattgaattattaatttaaaaaaatgaacatgcatTTTTCTGACCCTAATTTCATGACAGCAGCAGAATCAGGCAACATAACAGCTGCAGATGCATTAAACAGTAGGCAAACTTGAAACAAATTATGCAAACATCATTTGAGAGTTAAAGTTAAAATGCCTGATTAATTATACAAAGCAAATTACCTTTAAGCTTAAGGCAAGTTTTAAGTACATTGAATAGactaatcacatttttaaaaaatctgtttaacAAGTGTAATGTGTGCCTAATTAATTCTATATTGCTGGGGGCCCAGATAATTAACCTGCAGTTCACAAGTTATTTTGAGATGCTGGTCATATCAATAATTTGTGTTTGGTCTGCAGTTAGAAATGAAGATATCATAGGAAGCCCAAAGAAAGGCAGATAATACATGAAAACTGTACACATGAAGTATCTTAGTCTGCCACTGACCTAAGTAAGCTCCAGGTACTGTGAGAGAGGAAGTTTAAGTGCCTGATAAATTTTTATCAACCATGTaaggtgaaaaaaaaaccttgattACCTAACCTTACCATACTAATTActgtactgatttatttatttcagaaagGCTTTTGTGTATAGTGCAAACTGCTCAAATAACTCTCTTGAAAATTTATAGTTTAAGTTGCATTACTGTTTGAAATGTGCTCCCATTTACTGAATGTTAAAGAAGTTTGGCACATGTAAATTTCCATCTTGGTAGAAAATAATGCTTTGCTGTTATTCTGACTTCTAAGGGAGCAGTTCAGACATGCCTTATGCTCCCTTTATCTGTGTGTGGTAATTATACAGCTTCCTAGAGATCTGTTTTTGCTCAGAGTATGACCACCACTATCCagaaaaattgtattgtactaaTTCTGCAGAGTAAAAAAAGTGCAGCACAGCTACAGTCAGTTGCTTGGCCCTCAATAGGTTATACCTACAAGTAACCATTTTGTATACTCTTGCTAACTTAGTCAGTACTTGAGAAACTGAGCACACTAACCTGCTCCCAGGTAGATTTTCGTTTAATATTCACAGTTCTGCATCTCCCTGATTCCTTTGTTTCTCCTGCTCTCAGCTTGCTTACTCTCTCTTTTATTACAGGGTGCGGCTCCCTCTTATAGCAGGATTGTGAAGTGCTCTAACCAAATTTGCATATCCAAACTGCTTTACCAGCAGGATATGCAGGTTTGTGTGTTTAGCTACCAACTCCAACCCCTGGCGTGCACGTGCAGCACATTTGTGTCACCTTTCTACATGTTTTGTCTTGTTGTTAATAGGGGATTGAGGAAAATGTTACCTTGTAGGAGAGGGCTTTCTTGCTTAACTTCTGTTCTGCAACTTTGTTTTTCTCGTTATGTAGTTTCATAATACTTCACTTAAAGAAAATtgttttgatacattttttaattacacaATGTTTTCTGACAGTGGACAAATTTTTAAGCTGCTTGATTACTGCTGCTTATGTGAAGTTAATTCTTTGTAGGTCGATTAAGTTATAATGTGAGGTGGGGCACACAGAGTGAGCAGTCTaggggaaataaaagaaaacacaaaaccctTTGAGCAATTTTCATTTTGACTATAGAACTATATAAGTAACTCATTCCAattgaaactgattttttttacattttcagataataataataataataataataataataagttgcatttataaagcacctttcataaatccaaggtcgctttacatatagagggggagggggaaaaaaagagatcacacagaagacaaaagcaTGTCAAAGAGAAAAGTTTTGAATTGAGATTTAAAGGTcgagggggcggcatggtggcgcagtgggtagcgctgctgactcgcagttaggagacccgggtttgcttcccgggtcctccctccgtgtagtttgcatattctccccgtgtctgcgtgggtttcctccaggtgctccagtttcctcccacagtccaaagacatgcaggttaagtgcaccatcgatcctaagttgtccctagaaaacggggaaaaaaaaaagatcaagaaagaggagcaatctctgAGAGACTGAGGAAGGCAGTTCCAGAGTTAAgcggccataacactgaaggacttGCCTCCCAGGTTGGAGAGTCTGGTGCTTGGGACACTAAGGAGATTACTGCTTGAgaacctgagagagcgacaaggagtgtatgAAGCTAGGAGGTGAATGAGATAGagaggggcaaggttatgtagggctttgaaggtgagaagcagaatcttgaatttaatccttgatgcaACCGGTAACCAGTGAATTTGAGAGAGAACAAGGGAGATATGAGCAGAATGCTTTGTttgggtgaggactctggctgcggagtcctgaaatattattattattattaatgtactgtagcttctgtatataTTTTGCAGAGAGGCT encodes the following:
- the LOC120525381 gene encoding uncharacterized protein LOC120525381, producing the protein MLGILEATVCLGVIKNALNLVSYPHFRSTVNTTAVYFSCLLIFTDFCVTVFLALLLLLHPLSILPVTSDIIALRFLSFLSHTYGALLLLAIPLIATEMICRFTLPHPLLELGKTEGEFPNGYCNVLLQAPTFLFALLSWVIAADYSGQFLPAEVDLINDCFIRNQGGSSLTQCMPDLYSTLYLYNFYLPLVTLLVSTTFSFCYVIFIYHVKDNIEASIQILENSGQICIEADQVKSPRMNTFSSPMIISNEEQPCTVKRYFLKSLVCLVCLFLFTPVLAFNTSLLSCTEDLSFCILTWFHSSRKSTMLKTIF